The window AGGAGCAAGCTAAAATTCAGATTCTTCTCGAAGGAATGTACTACTCGTTGAAAACGATCGAAGAAGAGTACGGAAAGCACATACGAATTACCTTCAAAAACCAGGAGGTGGAATAAATGTTATTAAAATTGGATCTTCAATTGTTTGCTTCCAAAAAGGGAGTAGGTTCTACAAAGAACGGCCGTGACTCAATCTCTAAGCGCCTTGGCGCGAAGCGTGCGGATGGCCAGTTCGTAACTGGTGGTTCTATTCTTTACCGTCAACGCGGTACAAAGATCTATCCAGGTGAAAACGTAGGCCGCGGTGGGGACGACACTCTTTTTGCAAAAGTTGACGGCGTTGTTAAATTCGAACGCTTCGGCCGTGACCGCAAAAAAGTGAGCGTTTATCCAGCAGCTCAAGAAGCTTAAGTTAACGTTCTGAAAACTCTAGCCTCCATGGCTGGG is drawn from Bacillus sp. FJAT-18017 and contains these coding sequences:
- the rpmA gene encoding 50S ribosomal protein L27, which gives rise to MLLKLDLQLFASKKGVGSTKNGRDSISKRLGAKRADGQFVTGGSILYRQRGTKIYPGENVGRGGDDTLFAKVDGVVKFERFGRDRKKVSVYPAAQEA